The genomic segment CTCTCTTAATGGAATGCCCAATCTTTTCACCAATCCCCTCAACATCCACAAGCTTAAGTTTTAAGAGTATTGCTTTAGCAGCCTTCTCAAGGGATTGTTGAAGCATGAAGAGA from the Candidatus Methanomethylicota archaeon genome contains:
- a CDS encoding HEPN domain-containing protein, whose product is MIDESIAIEFIDVALSDFGASKLLFDGGFYPQALFMLQQSLEKAAKAILLKLKLVDVEGIGEKIGHSIKR